ACACGGAGAAAAACGTTTTCGTTCCGAAGAGAAACTGCTGGCTCACAAACTTGCCCAAAGAGAAGGCCTCATCATATCCTGCGGCGGGGGCATGCCTTTAGATCCGGAGAACATGAAGGTGTTGGGAGAGAACGGGGTGATCATAGGCTTAAAAGCAAGTCCCGAAGACGTGTTCAGGAGGGTGATGAGAAAACGGCATCACCGTCCCCTCATCGATCGTGAACTGACCTTGGAGCGTTTGCGGGCGATGATGGCAGAGAGGGAGAAATATTATCAGTGTGCTCACATTACGGTGGACACCAGTACCCACGGCATCGAAGAACTAGTTCATAAGATAATCCTGAATCTGAAGGAGTTTTGTTATGGCAAAGGTTAGTGTTAACTTAGGAGCGAGAAGCTATGACATCCACATCGGGGCAAACCTGTTAGAGCAAAGCGGGCAGATCATAAAAGAGGGAGCTCGAAGCGAGAACCTGTTCTTGGTCAGCAACCCGACCGTTTTTTCACTTTATGGAGCGGCCGTAATAAAAAGCTGCGAAGACTCGGGGCTGAAGGTGGTAGCAACACTGATCCCGGACGGAGAGGAATACAAGACTATGGGTCAAGCCGAAGAAGTAATCGGCGAAGCCATCCGCCGGGGAATTGACCGGGAAAGCCTGTTGGTGGCACTGGGTGGCGGGGTAGTAGGAGATCTGGCCGGTTTCGTGGCTGCGGTGTACCAAAGAGGCATAGATTTTGTCCAGATACCCACTACTTTGTTGGCTCAGGTCGATAGCAGCGTCGGGGGTAAAGTGGCAGTCAACCACCAGGCCGGCAAAAACATGATCGGCGCCTTCCACCAGCCGAGAACGGTCATCGTGGATGTGCATACCCTTGCTTCTCTGTCCGAGCGGGAGTTTGCGGCGGGGATGGCTGAAGTGGTTAAATACGGGATCATACTCGATGAAAGTTTCTTTGTTTTTTTGGAAAACCGTCTTTCTGATATCAAAGACCGAGACGAACAGGTTATGGAATCCATAGTCAAGCGCTGCTGTGAACTGAAGGCCATGGTGGTAGAGGAGGACGAGACCGAACGGGGGCTAAGGGCCGTCCTTAACTTAGGTCATACTTTCGGCCATGCGGTTGAGACTTTGACGGGATACAGTGCATACCGGCACGGCGAGGCGGTTTCCATCGGCATGATACTGGCTTGTTCTCTTGCCCGAGATCTGGGGCTGATGGGGGCAGGAGAGGTTGAAAGGGTTACCGGTATGCTGGTGGAGTTGGGGCTGCCGGTGAAGTTACCCCAACTCGATTCCCGTTCGATTTTGAACGCCATGTACCGTGACAAGAAAACCCGGGGCGGAAAACTGCGGTTGGTCTTGCCCTGCGGAATCGGTCGTGCAGTAGTAAGGGATGACATAGACGACGAACTTATACTGAAGGTGCTCTGTAATCAAAGTCAAGCCACAGATGCACACTGATTGTCACCGATTTCCACTGATTTTTTAAGAATTAATCTTCTGAGCACGCCTGCGATCGCAGAATAAGGTGCGATTTCGTATCCAGATACGTGACTGAGCTTGGTTAATTGGCACCAGGGTATTTATGGTTGGGCGTACTTGGGACGCGAACAGCACCGATCTAGGAGTAAAACGCCTGGAGCATCCGTGTCCATCAGTCAGAATCTGTGTGAATCTGTGGTTATATATCAACGAATATCAGTGTTTATCAGTGAAAATCTGTGTAAATCTGTGGTTACAAATCGGCTGCGGGACTGGTATAATATTCCTAGACTGTGAGGAGAAAGGTGTCATGCAGGTCCGCAGAACTTTGGGTGACGTACTAAGGGAAGCGGGAATGATCACGGCCAGTCAGCTCGTTTCCAGTTTGAAGGAACAGAACAAGACCGGCGAACCCTTGTCAACAATCCTGATAAGAAAAGGTTATGTTACGGAACAGGAAATTGTGGATACTTTAACCGCGACATTGGGCATTCCTACCACCCGTTTAGATCCCCGCATGGTAGAGGCTGAAGCGATGGGGATGTTGCCCTCCTACCTGATTTGGCATTATCAAATCCTTCCTTTAACGCGCCAAGGTCAACATTTGACTCTAGCCATGGTAGATCCCCTGGATGAAAAGGCTATAGAAGAGGTCCAGAATGCTACGGGCTTGGAAGTAGTTCCAGTGGTAGTTAGGCAGAGCGATTTGACCTGGGCGGCAGGACAGTGCGTGTTCTCCAGTTCCAGCAGGATGAGGCGAGAAGAAGCGCGTTTGGATGAGACTTCAGTCGTACGGGTTCTCGATTCGCTTTTTGTTCAAGCCTTTCAGTGTCGGGCCAGTGACATTCATATTCAGCCTGAGGTTGAAGCGATAAGGATAAGGTTTAGAGTAGACGGTTCGCTCTTCGACGTTTTACACTTGCCCGTTAGCATGGGCCCGGGCTTGGTCTCCCGCATCAAGGTTATGGCCAATCTAGACATTTCGGAAAAGCGCTTGCCCCAGGATGGACGGATCAAGTTAGAAATCGAGAGGCACAGTATTGACCTTCGGGTGGCTGTTATTCCAACCGTATACGGTGAACAAGTGGTATTGCGGGTTTTAGACCAGACCCGCGGAATACTCGATATTGAAGGGCTGAGGTTAGAAAGCTCGAACTTTGAACGTTTCATGTCTCTACTCGCTTGTCCCCACGGCATCTTGCTGGTTACCGGACCGACCGGGAGCGGAAAGACCACTAC
The sequence above is drawn from the Syntrophothermus lipocalidus DSM 12680 genome and encodes:
- a CDS encoding GspE/PulE family protein, with translation MQVRRTLGDVLREAGMITASQLVSSLKEQNKTGEPLSTILIRKGYVTEQEIVDTLTATLGIPTTRLDPRMVEAEAMGMLPSYLIWHYQILPLTRQGQHLTLAMVDPLDEKAIEEVQNATGLEVVPVVVRQSDLTWAAGQCVFSSSSRMRREEARLDETSVVRVLDSLFVQAFQCRASDIHIQPEVEAIRIRFRVDGSLFDVLHLPVSMGPGLVSRIKVMANLDISEKRLPQDGRIKLEIERHSIDLRVAVIPTVYGEQVVLRVLDQTRGILDIEGLRLESSNFERFMSLLACPHGILLVTGPTGSGKTTTLYTMLRFLNSPDRCIITLEDPVEYSLAGITQIQMNPRIGLTFSDGLRAVFRQDPDIIMVGEIRDTETAHLAVQAAMTGHLVLSTLHTNTAVGSITRLLDMGIEPYLICSSLRGVVAQRLVRMICSLCAEEYLLDEFTAVRIGMPELTGKRFRRGRGCHSCRMTGYQGRVAVQEVLVLNHDLRGMVMSDSFTEEEMETAAREQGMTTLLEDGIRKAREGLTSLDEVMRVVYLGN
- a CDS encoding shikimate kinase gives rise to the protein MGKNIVLIGFMGTGKSTIGQRLARKLGMIFVDTDREIEKITGMTVAEIFRKHGEKRFRSEEKLLAHKLAQREGLIISCGGGMPLDPENMKVLGENGVIIGLKASPEDVFRRVMRKRHHRPLIDRELTLERLRAMMAEREKYYQCAHITVDTSTHGIEELVHKIILNLKEFCYGKG
- the aroB gene encoding 3-dehydroquinate synthase; translated protein: MAKVSVNLGARSYDIHIGANLLEQSGQIIKEGARSENLFLVSNPTVFSLYGAAVIKSCEDSGLKVVATLIPDGEEYKTMGQAEEVIGEAIRRGIDRESLLVALGGGVVGDLAGFVAAVYQRGIDFVQIPTTLLAQVDSSVGGKVAVNHQAGKNMIGAFHQPRTVIVDVHTLASLSEREFAAGMAEVVKYGIILDESFFVFLENRLSDIKDRDEQVMESIVKRCCELKAMVVEEDETERGLRAVLNLGHTFGHAVETLTGYSAYRHGEAVSIGMILACSLARDLGLMGAGEVERVTGMLVELGLPVKLPQLDSRSILNAMYRDKKTRGGKLRLVLPCGIGRAVVRDDIDDELILKVLCNQSQATDAH